From Bacteroidota bacterium, a single genomic window includes:
- a CDS encoding M56 family metallopeptidase, whose translation MNFVTYLDLSDWTALLAAVAVKGTLLFLATFFVVGLLRRTSAATRHAVWTLALAAALVLPALFLVLPGWQVPVLPASDSGAFVTPIPPAPAAAPAAPLSLLAPPLPPSPPSAPRVLVIPRPDASSRPDAEAQSDLQVHVHHDGTRARSVVIERREAAASAAAAPLMGHSPSSPLPLDDWRSWVLLAWVAGTVVVAARWFIAMLGAWQLVQRAEPVHDPEWLELKERIAFGLGLERPVRLLRSDRITVPVACGVSTPVVLLPAGADAWSEDRREVVLTHELAHILRRDCLSQLVAQAALVVHWFNPLAWAAHRRFLLEREHACDDYVINNGARASDYADHLMSIARRFRRDSLSLSATAPMARRSNLEGRILSILDADQNRSAASRVGLAVCGALALALILPLAAFHPVEAEPDLQAVLLAPDVAEPTPAPEPEVLVIASSTRDDTVTWEGRVASGGSVEVYGINGSIQARTGAGDRVRIEAEKKSRRGREDEVEIVVNEFANGVVVCAVYPGQDGRCRPGEGAGDGDIRDSDVNVQFEITLPESVRLVAQTVNGSVKTEPLGADVEVRTVNGSLETASRRGDVTAETVNGSVRAEAAGLVRAGTVNGSLTLRMGRADWDGTLAFETVNGSITLDVPDDFSATVRAEAQTGSIKSDFPLEIRRDGYTGASAKGQVGSASRRLTLSVLNGSIKLRRGSGAIGAATGADAARDRHQRLNERRARIEEQWLNDRRVQEERHRDLAFQALADIGPEMERAMEEAERALAAVDFEGAIASALAGIDRVDIQREVEAALAEIDWAWESADWDEVWQEAEDGLRDELDDLRDELDDLEEELAEDELTLAERQELQVLCEALRAEERALKRYLREMRHREASGRHGAADH comes from the coding sequence ATGAACTTTGTCACATACCTCGACCTGTCCGACTGGACCGCGCTGCTTGCTGCGGTCGCCGTCAAGGGTACGCTGCTCTTCCTCGCGACCTTCTTCGTTGTTGGCCTGCTGCGGCGCACGTCGGCGGCCACGCGGCACGCGGTCTGGACGCTGGCCCTCGCGGCAGCGCTCGTGCTGCCGGCGCTGTTCCTCGTCCTGCCCGGCTGGCAGGTGCCGGTGCTGCCCGCATCGGACTCAGGCGCTTTCGTCACCCCGATCCCGCCAGCGCCGGCCGCCGCCCCGGCTGCACCGCTGTCGCTCTTGGCTCCGCCGCTGCCGCCGTCCCCGCCGAGTGCACCGCGCGTTCTGGTGATCCCGAGGCCGGATGCTTCCTCCCGCCCGGACGCCGAGGCTCAGTCGGACCTGCAAGTTCACGTCCATCATGACGGTACGCGTGCGCGCTCGGTGGTCATCGAGCGCCGCGAAGCGGCTGCGTCGGCCGCTGCCGCTCCGCTGATGGGGCACAGCCCATCGTCGCCGCTGCCCCTGGACGACTGGCGCTCGTGGGTGCTGCTGGCGTGGGTTGCCGGAACCGTCGTCGTCGCGGCGCGATGGTTCATTGCGATGCTCGGGGCGTGGCAGCTCGTGCAGCGCGCCGAGCCGGTCCACGACCCGGAATGGCTGGAACTCAAAGAGCGGATTGCGTTCGGGCTGGGCCTGGAGCGTCCGGTCCGGCTGCTCCGCAGCGACCGCATCACGGTCCCGGTTGCGTGCGGGGTCAGCACGCCCGTCGTGCTCCTGCCGGCCGGTGCCGACGCATGGTCGGAGGACCGGCGTGAGGTGGTGCTGACCCACGAGCTAGCACACATCCTGCGGCGCGACTGCCTGTCGCAACTCGTCGCCCAGGCGGCCCTGGTCGTGCACTGGTTCAACCCGCTCGCGTGGGCAGCGCACCGCCGGTTCCTGCTCGAGCGCGAGCACGCCTGCGACGACTACGTCATCAACAACGGCGCGCGCGCCTCGGACTACGCCGACCACCTGATGAGCATCGCCCGCCGCTTCCGGCGCGATTCCCTTTCCCTGTCCGCGACCGCCCCGATGGCCCGGCGCTCTAACCTCGAAGGCCGCATCCTCTCGATCCTGGACGCCGACCAGAACCGGAGCGCGGCAAGCCGGGTGGGCCTCGCGGTCTGCGGCGCGCTGGCGCTCGCGCTCATCTTGCCCCTGGCCGCGTTCCACCCGGTAGAGGCTGAACCGGACCTACAGGCAGTGCTGCTCGCGCCGGACGTGGCGGAGCCGACCCCCGCGCCGGAGCCCGAGGTGCTGGTGATCGCTAGCTCGACGCGTGACGACACGGTCACCTGGGAGGGCCGCGTGGCCTCGGGTGGCTCCGTCGAGGTCTACGGGATCAATGGGTCGATCCAGGCGCGCACCGGCGCGGGGGACCGTGTCCGCATTGAGGCTGAGAAGAAGTCGCGCCGGGGGCGGGAGGACGAGGTCGAGATCGTCGTCAACGAGTTTGCGAACGGGGTCGTCGTGTGCGCGGTCTATCCGGGGCAGGACGGCCGCTGCCGCCCCGGCGAGGGGGCGGGTGACGGCGACATCCGGGACAGCGACGTGAACGTGCAGTTCGAGATCACGTTACCCGAGAGCGTCCGGCTCGTCGCTCAAACCGTCAACGGCAGCGTCAAGACTGAACCGCTCGGGGCCGATGTCGAAGTCCGCACTGTCAACGGCAGCTTGGAGACGGCCTCGCGCCGGGGCGACGTGACGGCCGAGACCGTCAACGGCTCGGTCCGTGCCGAGGCGGCCGGGCTCGTCCGCGCCGGCACCGTCAACGGCAGCCTCACCCTCCGCATGGGCCGCGCCGACTGGGACGGCACGCTCGCCTTCGAGACGGTCAACGGCAGTATCACCCTCGACGTGCCGGACGACTTCAGCGCGACGGTCCGCGCCGAGGCGCAGACGGGCAGCATCAAGTCCGACTTCCCGCTGGAGATCCGCCGCGACGGCTACACCGGAGCGTCGGCGAAAGGGCAGGTCGGCAGCGCCTCGCGCCGGCTGACGCTCTCCGTGCTCAACGGCAGCATCAAGCTGCGCCGGGGCTCGGGTGCTATCGGGGCGGCCACGGGCGCAGACGCTGCGCGCGACCGGCACCAGCGCCTCAACGAGCGCCGGGCACGCATCGAAGAGCAGTGGCTGAACGATCGGAGGGTACAGGAGGAGCGCCACCGCGACCTCGCCTTTCAGGCGCTCGCCGACATAGGGCCCGAGATGGAGCGTGCGATGGAGGAGGCAGAGCGCGCCCTGGCCGCCGTCGATTTTGAGGGGGCTATCGCATCGGCGCTCGCCGGCATCGACCGGGTCGACATTCAGCGCGAGGTCGAGGCGGCTCTGGCCGAGATAGACTGGGCGTGGGAGAGCGCAGACTGGGACGAGGTCTGGCAAGAGGCCGAAGACGGCCTCCGCGATGAGCTTGATGATCTCCGCGACGAACTCGACGACCTCGAAGAGGAACTCGCCGAAGACGAGCTCACTCTCGCCGAGCGACAGGAGCTGCAGGTGCTCTGCGAGGCGCTGCGGGCGGAGGAGCGAGCGCTGAAGCGCTACCTCCGCGAGATGCGGCACCGCGAAGCATCCGGCAGACACGGCGCGGCCGACCACTAG
- a CDS encoding BlaI/MecI/CopY family transcriptional regulator, whose protein sequence is MPAPNLSRRERQIMDVVYRRGEATAAEVMDGLADPPSYSAVRALLRILEEKGHLAHTQDGPRYVYHPTVAPEKARRSALRHVVRTFFDDSAGRAVAALLDTEGKNLSDDELDRLASLIEKARKEGR, encoded by the coding sequence ATGCCTGCTCCCAACCTCAGCCGCCGCGAGCGGCAAATTATGGACGTCGTTTACCGGCGCGGTGAGGCTACGGCCGCCGAGGTCATGGACGGCCTCGCCGATCCGCCAAGCTACTCGGCCGTCCGCGCCCTGCTCCGCATCCTCGAAGAGAAGGGCCACCTCGCGCACACCCAGGACGGACCGCGCTACGTCTACCACCCGACCGTCGCGCCAGAGAAAGCGCGCCGTTCGGCGCTGCGCCACGTAGTCCGCACATTCTTCGACGACTCGGCCGGCCGAGCGGTGGCCGCGCTCCTCGATACGGAGGGTAAGAACCTGTCGGACGACGAGCTAGACCGACTCGCCTCGCTCATCGAGAAAGCCAGAAAGGAGGGCCGCTAG
- a CDS encoding SDR family oxidoreductase, which translates to MAEIYRSDLLSGEHVVVTGGGTGLGRVMAMRAAALGAAITICGRREEPLEQTASDIREAGGTAEGISCNVREAESVAAFFDEAEARQGPVTRLVNNAAANFLAASADLSPNGFDAIVKTNLYGSFYCTQQCGQRWIERGTPGAVLSIATTYAETGSAFVLPSAVSKAGIVAMTKSLAAEWGTYGIRLNCIAPGPFPTEGAWSRLVPDEEMAENMKKRVPLKRFGEPHELGDLAVFLLSDGSSYLSGECIALDGGEVLAAGGQFNDFIKMPREGVLTVLSMMRGG; encoded by the coding sequence ATGGCAGAGATCTACCGAAGCGACCTCCTGAGCGGCGAACACGTTGTGGTAACCGGCGGGGGTACGGGGCTGGGCCGCGTGATGGCGATGCGCGCCGCTGCGCTCGGCGCTGCCATCACGATCTGCGGGCGCCGCGAGGAGCCCCTGGAGCAGACCGCAAGCGACATCCGAGAGGCCGGGGGCACCGCCGAAGGCATCTCGTGCAACGTCCGCGAGGCCGAGAGCGTCGCCGCCTTCTTCGACGAGGCGGAGGCCCGGCAGGGGCCGGTGACGCGGCTCGTCAACAACGCGGCGGCCAACTTCCTCGCGGCCTCGGCCGACCTCAGCCCGAACGGGTTCGACGCGATCGTCAAAACCAACCTCTACGGGTCGTTCTACTGCACCCAGCAGTGCGGGCAGCGGTGGATCGAGCGCGGCACGCCCGGAGCCGTTCTCTCGATTGCGACGACCTACGCCGAGACCGGCAGCGCGTTCGTCCTCCCGAGCGCCGTCTCGAAGGCAGGCATCGTGGCGATGACCAAGTCGCTCGCGGCGGAGTGGGGGACCTACGGCATCCGCCTCAACTGCATCGCCCCCGGTCCCTTCCCGACCGAAGGTGCGTGGAGCCGCCTCGTCCCCGATGAGGAGATGGCCGAGAACATGAAGAAGCGCGTCCCCCTGAAGCGCTTCGGCGAGCCGCACGAACTCGGCGACCTCGCCGTCTTCCTCCTCTCCGACGGTTCGTCCTACCTCTCCGGCGAGTGCATCGCGCTCGACGGCGGCGAGGTGCTCGCAGCGGGTGGGCAGTTCAACGACTTCATCAAGATGCCGCGCGAGGGGGTCCTGACTGTGCTATCAATGATGCGAGGAGGGTGA
- a CDS encoding acyl-CoA dehydrogenase, whose translation MEPLALFAETPWGWAALGVLAVLFALGFTGAPLWLWAAAGLAALVGFGAPLWLTVVFAVLAVVFNIPAVRRALLTRPVMGLMDALGFLPTISPTEQTAIEAGTVWVEGELFSGKPDFKRIMDEAYPDLTPEEQAFLDGPAEELCRMADEWTTMQERGLSEAIWDFLKRERFLGMIVPKKYGGLGFSAIGVSEVLQKIDTRNAVAAVTVGVPNSLGPAELLIHYGTEEQRDYYLPRLADGTDIPAFALTEPNAGSDAGAISSRGTVFRGEDGELYVRLNWHKRYITLAAVSTVLGLAFKLDDPDNLLGKGTDLGISCALVPTDSEGVVLGRRHDPLGIPFYNCPTEGHDVVLPLEFAVIGGGEGAGQGWKMLMESLAAGRGVTLPAGAAGKTKLAARVAGAHARVRQQFGLPIGKFEGIEEPLARIGGATYLLDAARRYTCAGIMHGAKPAVVTAMLKYQSTELCRAGLTDAMDVVGGNGISRGPRNLLAAQMASSFIGITVEGANILTRTLMIFGQGAIRCHPYAYREIEALMAKDTKAFDAAFWPHIGHVVRNAFRATGLSATRGVFAGAPAGGPTKRYWQKLAWTSASFAFLADLAMGTLGGDLKRKEKLTGRFADIFSWMYLGATVLHRFETDGRLKEDEAFMRWAMEHAFEQIQEAFDGLYANIEVPGATWLFRGPIAAWSRFNRLGTQPSDALGHKVAQAVQVPGEHRERLLGGMFVPADKEEALGRLEHALGLAYESEGVMQKVKKAIRRKELPRKVAPKVLVEQAVEKGIITPAEAQLLQDANAARQDAIQVDSFTLDEYKQGAVMTVPAAPTSGDGATSETVFESSGGTAYGATTAPTEPAVKDL comes from the coding sequence GGCCGCCGCCGGCCTCGCAGCACTCGTCGGTTTCGGCGCGCCGCTGTGGCTGACGGTCGTGTTCGCCGTCCTAGCGGTCGTCTTCAACATCCCGGCCGTCCGGCGCGCCCTGCTCACGCGCCCGGTGATGGGGCTGATGGACGCCCTCGGGTTCCTCCCGACGATCTCGCCGACCGAGCAGACAGCCATCGAGGCGGGCACGGTCTGGGTCGAGGGCGAGCTCTTCAGCGGTAAGCCGGACTTCAAGCGGATCATGGACGAGGCCTACCCCGACCTGACGCCCGAGGAGCAGGCGTTCCTCGACGGACCGGCAGAAGAGCTGTGCCGCATGGCCGACGAGTGGACGACGATGCAGGAGCGCGGGCTTTCGGAGGCGATCTGGGACTTCCTCAAGCGCGAGCGCTTCCTCGGCATGATCGTGCCGAAGAAGTACGGCGGCCTCGGATTCTCGGCTATCGGTGTGTCCGAGGTGCTGCAGAAGATCGACACGCGTAACGCGGTGGCGGCGGTGACGGTCGGGGTGCCGAACTCGCTTGGGCCGGCCGAGCTGCTGATCCACTACGGCACCGAGGAGCAGCGCGACTACTACCTCCCGCGCCTCGCTGACGGCACCGACATCCCCGCCTTCGCGCTGACGGAGCCGAACGCCGGGTCCGATGCGGGGGCGATCTCGTCGCGCGGCACGGTCTTTCGGGGGGAGGACGGCGAGCTCTACGTCCGCCTGAACTGGCACAAGCGCTACATCACGCTCGCCGCCGTCTCGACCGTCCTCGGCCTCGCCTTCAAGCTCGACGACCCCGACAACCTGCTCGGCAAAGGCACCGACCTCGGCATCTCCTGCGCCCTCGTCCCGACCGACAGCGAAGGCGTCGTGCTCGGCCGGCGCCACGACCCGCTCGGCATCCCGTTCTACAACTGCCCGACTGAGGGCCACGACGTGGTGCTCCCGCTGGAGTTCGCCGTCATCGGCGGGGGCGAGGGAGCGGGGCAGGGGTGGAAGATGCTCATGGAGAGCCTGGCCGCCGGGCGCGGCGTCACGCTCCCGGCCGGGGCTGCGGGCAAGACGAAGCTCGCGGCGCGCGTGGCCGGCGCGCACGCCCGCGTCCGCCAGCAGTTCGGCCTGCCGATCGGCAAGTTCGAGGGGATCGAGGAGCCCCTTGCCCGCATCGGCGGGGCGACCTACCTCCTCGACGCCGCGCGGCGCTACACCTGCGCCGGCATCATGCACGGGGCCAAGCCGGCCGTCGTGACGGCGATGCTGAAGTACCAGTCGACCGAGCTGTGCCGCGCCGGGCTAACCGACGCGATGGACGTCGTCGGCGGCAACGGCATCAGCCGCGGCCCACGCAACCTGCTCGCGGCCCAGATGGCCAGCTCGTTCATCGGCATCACGGTCGAGGGCGCGAACATCCTCACGCGGACGCTGATGATCTTCGGGCAGGGCGCGATCCGCTGCCACCCCTACGCCTACCGCGAGATCGAGGCGCTGATGGCGAAGGACACGAAGGCGTTCGACGCCGCGTTCTGGCCGCACATCGGGCACGTCGTCCGCAACGCGTTCCGCGCCACCGGGCTGAGCGCCACGCGCGGCGTCTTCGCCGGTGCGCCGGCCGGGGGCCCGACGAAGCGCTACTGGCAGAAGCTGGCCTGGACGAGCGCCTCATTCGCCTTCCTCGCCGACCTTGCGATGGGCACCCTCGGCGGTGACCTCAAGCGGAAGGAGAAGCTGACCGGCCGCTTCGCCGACATTTTCTCGTGGATGTACCTCGGCGCGACGGTGCTGCACCGGTTCGAGACCGACGGCCGACTCAAGGAAGACGAGGCGTTCATGCGCTGGGCGATGGAGCACGCCTTCGAGCAGATCCAGGAGGCGTTCGACGGGCTGTACGCCAACATCGAGGTGCCGGGCGCGACCTGGCTCTTCCGCGGGCCGATCGCCGCGTGGAGCCGGTTTAACCGTCTCGGCACGCAGCCGTCGGACGCCCTCGGGCACAAGGTGGCGCAGGCCGTGCAGGTCCCCGGTGAGCACCGCGAGCGGCTCCTCGGCGGCATGTTTGTCCCTGCCGACAAGGAGGAAGCGCTCGGCCGGCTGGAGCACGCGCTGGGGCTCGCCTACGAGTCGGAAGGCGTAATGCAGAAGGTCAAGAAAGCAATCCGCCGGAAGGAGCTGCCGCGCAAGGTGGCTCCGAAGGTGCTCGTCGAGCAGGCCGTCGAGAAGGGGATCATCACCCCAGCCGAAGCGCAGCTTCTCCAGGACGCGAACGCGGCCCGGCAGGACGCTATCCAGGTCGACAGCTTCACCCTCGACGAGTACAAGCAAGGCGCAGTCATGACGGTGCCTGCGGCTCCGACCTCGGGTGACGGCGCGACGAGCGAGACCGTCTTCGAAAGCTCGGGCGGCACGGCCTACGGTGCCACCACGGCTCCGACCGAGCCGGCCGTCAAAGACCTCTAG